GGGTGCGGCTGGCGGTGCGGGACCAGCTGGCGGGACGGGTCGGGACCTGGCCCAAGTCGCCGCCGGGTTCGAGGCGTATCGGATTCGGCCGTGCAGCGCGTGCCACTTTCCGTTCCGCGACTCGCCGGTGGGGGCGCCGGACCTGTCGCTCGTCGCCGGGTCGCTCGCGCCCGGGTCCGTCGCGGCGGACTCGCTCGACCGGGTGCTCGCGGAGGGCCGTCCCCTGCGGGGCATGCCGCCCCCGGTGCCGCCGCTCGACGACGCCGACCGCGCCGCGCTCACCGCGTTCCTCGAGTTCCTGAGCGCGAACCGCGAGCAACTGGAGGCGGCGACGCAGGCGCTGGCGGCGGGCCGACGCCTCGACTGGGGCGCGCTGCCGTGGTGGGAGTACCCGTGAAGCCCTTCACGGCCGGCCACCCCGCGCACCAGTTCGCCGTGCTGACCTTCATCCGCGGCGGGCTCATCGCGATCGCGATCACGCTCGTGGGCGGCATCCTCGCCGCGTTCTACTCGGTGCCGTCGCTCGCCCCGTGGTTCCAGCAAGTCGGCCTCGACCTGCGACAGTTGCGCCCGATCCACACGGTGTTCGCCTCGGCGTGGGTCTTCCTGGGCGGCGTCGCCGTCGTGTACCGCTTCCTCCAGGACGAGGGTCCGCCGACGCCGCGCGACCGCTGGCGCCTCCGGATCCAGGTCCTGACCTGGGCGGCCGCCGGCCTCGGGATCCTGCTGACGCTGGCCCTCGGCATCGGATCGGGCCGCGAGTACGTCGGCTTCCACCCCTTCTTCTCCCTCCTCATCCTCGCGGGCTGGATCTGCTACGCGTGGAACTTCTTCCGCCTCGCCGGGAAGCGGTTCTGGGAGCGGCCCGTCTACGTGACGATGTGGGGCGTGGGGATGCTCTTCTTCATCGTCACCTTCGTGGAACAGCACATGTGGCTGATCCCGGGGATCTTCGGCGATCCCGTGCAGGACATGCGGATCCAGTGGAAGGCGACGGGCACCCTCGTCGGCAGCTTCAACCTCTTCGTCTACGGCTCGGTGATCTACCTGGGCGAGCGGATCTCGGGGGATCCGGCGTACGGGCGCTCAACGACCGCGTACATGCTGTTCGCGGTGGGACTGCTCAACTCGTTCACGAACTTCGCGCACCACACCTATCATCTCCCGGGGAGGGAGTCGGTGAAGTGGATCGCCTTCGTCGTGAGCATGATGGAGATCATCGTGCTCGCGCGGGCCATGTTCGACCTGTGGCGGGCGCTCAGGACGCCGAGCGACCCGGCATTCTGTGCGGCCCGCGGCTCGTTCGCGGCGGCGAAGTGGTGGACGTGCGGGATCCTGTTCGGGGCGATCCTCATCTCCGTCCCGCCGCTGAACGCGGTGATTCACGGGACGTACGTCGTCACGGGACACGCGATGGGGGCGATGATCGGCATCGACACGATGATCCTGCTCGGGGCGGCGATCTGGATCCTGAGCGAGCACCTGCAGGCCCGCGAGGGCGAGGGCGCCTGGGACACGCTCCACACGCCGGCCATGCGCTGGAGTCTCATCGGACTGAACTTCTCGGTGGCGGCGCTCGTGCTCTGGCTGCACGTGGTGGGGACGGCGGTCGGCGTGACGCGGGCCGTGCACGCGCCCGGCGAGACCTACGTGCCGCCGGACTGGGTGTCCGCCTGGAGCGGGATCGGGTTCGCGGTCTTCGGCACGCTGTCGCTGGTCTTCTTCGTCTGGCTCCTCGCGCAGCTCCTGTCCCCCGCCTTCCGGTACTGGCGGGTGTCGGAGGAACGGGCATGACGGCATCGCGGGCCGGAAGCCCGCCGGGCGCGACGGGGGCGGAGCGTCCGCTGTGGACGCCGGATCCGGACTTCGCGGCGACGACGAACATGGCGCGGTTCACGCGCTACGCGAACGAGGCATGCGGGGCGGCGGCCGACTCCCCCGAGGCGCTGTGGCGCTGGTCGGTCCGCGAGCCGGAGGCGTTCTGGAACGCGGTGTGGGACTTCTGCGGCGTCATCGGCGAGCGGGGCGAGCGCGTGGTCGTCGACTTCGACCGCCTGCCCGGGGCCCGCTGGTACCCGGACGCGCGGCTGAACTACGCGGAGAACCTGCTGCGGCGCCGCGACCACGGGGCGGCGCTCCTCTTCCGGACCGAGGACCGCGTCCGCCGCGACCTCACCTGGGCCGAGCTCTACGACACGACCTCACGCCTCGCCCAGGCGCTGGACGCGCTCGGCATCGAGCCGGGCGATCGCGTGGCCGGCTACGTCCCGAACATGCCGGAGTCCAGCGTGTACATGCTCGCCTCGGCGAGCCTCGGGGCCACGATCTCGACCGCCTCGCCCGACTTCGGCGTGCAGGGAGTGCTCGACCGCTTCGGACAGATCGAACCGCGCGTCCTCCTCGCCGCCGACGGCTACTTCTGGCAGGGCAAACGGTACTCGAGCCTCGACCGTCTGCCGGAGATCGTGCGGCGCCTCCCCTCGGTGGAGCGCGTGATCATCGTCCCCCACACCGAACCGGCCCCGGACATCTCGGCGATCCCCCACGCCGTGAGCTTCGACGACTTCATCGGCCCGTGGAGCGCGCGGGAGATCGAGTTCCGGCGGCTCCCGTTCGACCATCCGCTCTACATCCTCTTCTCCTCGGGCACGACCGGCGTCCCGAAGTGCATCGTGCACGGGGCGGGCGGCATCCTCCTCACGCACCTGAAGGAGCATCGGCTGCACGCGGACATCCGGCCGGGCGACCGCGCCTTCTACTACACGACCTGCGGGTGGATGATGTGGAACTGGCTCTCGTCGGCGCTGGCGAGCGAGGCGACGGCGGTCCTCTACGACGGCTCGCCCTTCCATCCCGGCCCCCACGTCCTGTTCGACTACGCCGACGAGGTGCGCATGACCCAGCTCGGCGTGTCCGCGAAGTTCATCGACGCGCTCGGGAAGGCGGGGCTCCGGCCGCGGGAGACGCACGATCTCTCCTCGGTGCGGACGATGCTCTCCACCGGGTCCCCCCTCGTCCCGGAGGGGTTCGAC
The nucleotide sequence above comes from Candidatus Palauibacter scopulicola. Encoded proteins:
- a CDS encoding acetoacetate--CoA ligase; its protein translation is MTASRAGSPPGATGAERPLWTPDPDFAATTNMARFTRYANEACGAAADSPEALWRWSVREPEAFWNAVWDFCGVIGERGERVVVDFDRLPGARWYPDARLNYAENLLRRRDHGAALLFRTEDRVRRDLTWAELYDTTSRLAQALDALGIEPGDRVAGYVPNMPESSVYMLASASLGATISTASPDFGVQGVLDRFGQIEPRVLLAADGYFWQGKRYSSLDRLPEIVRRLPSVERVIIVPHTEPAPDISAIPHAVSFDDFIGPWSAREIEFRRLPFDHPLYILFSSGTTGVPKCIVHGAGGILLTHLKEHRLHADIRPGDRAFYYTTCGWMMWNWLSSALASEATAVLYDGSPFHPGPHVLFDYADEVRMTQLGVSAKFIDALGKAGLRPRETHDLSSVRTMLSTGSPLVPEGFDYVYRDVKPDVHLASISGGTDLCAGFVVGHPLLPVWRGEIQAPSLGMDVDVWDEEGRSMPAGKGELVCKSPFPSVPTGFWGDDDGSRFHTAYFDMYPNVWRHGDWMEWTEHGGAVIYGRSDATLNAGGVRIGTAEIYRLVDRLPEILESIVIGQPCENDTRVVLFVRLAEGRSLDEDLEARIRGEIRENASPRHVPARILQVTDIPRTKSAKISELAVRAVVLGESVKNVEALANPEALEDYRNRPELRE
- a CDS encoding cbb3-type cytochrome c oxidase subunit I, with protein sequence MKPFTAGHPAHQFAVLTFIRGGLIAIAITLVGGILAAFYSVPSLAPWFQQVGLDLRQLRPIHTVFASAWVFLGGVAVVYRFLQDEGPPTPRDRWRLRIQVLTWAAAGLGILLTLALGIGSGREYVGFHPFFSLLILAGWICYAWNFFRLAGKRFWERPVYVTMWGVGMLFFIVTFVEQHMWLIPGIFGDPVQDMRIQWKATGTLVGSFNLFVYGSVIYLGERISGDPAYGRSTTAYMLFAVGLLNSFTNFAHHTYHLPGRESVKWIAFVVSMMEIIVLARAMFDLWRALRTPSDPAFCAARGSFAAAKWWTCGILFGAILISVPPLNAVIHGTYVVTGHAMGAMIGIDTMILLGAAIWILSEHLQAREGEGAWDTLHTPAMRWSLIGLNFSVAALVLWLHVVGTAVGVTRAVHAPGETYVPPDWVSAWSGIGFAVFGTLSLVFFVWLLAQLLSPAFRYWRVSEERA